A single region of the Biomaibacter acetigenes genome encodes:
- a CDS encoding FAD binding domain-containing protein: MKLTGVEKCLFPGTLEEAAEILEHEGDNAAVVGGGLGIITARESAPGTLIFLEKIPLKYIKKEQNHLKVGARTSLSEFMNSPVLEKYLSGKVRSAMEGISTHLIRNQITLGGAVAGRAPYSDIVTLLMALRAKVVLRGQAGQKILSIDEYYGDFQDIRRQYIIEEIQLPEYEGDFAFAMERFTRNATDITLLNMAVLVKIEIGKVEEASVTVGSRPEPAYRFPEGEEFLKGKALSEDLARLFEDFVREKVDVRGDFRISEDYRRHVSGVFARRIVESLGGAS, encoded by the coding sequence TTGAAACTTACCGGTGTTGAAAAGTGCCTCTTCCCCGGCACCCTGGAGGAAGCCGCAGAGATTCTGGAGCATGAAGGGGATAATGCCGCAGTGGTAGGCGGAGGTCTGGGCATAATCACCGCCCGGGAATCGGCCCCAGGCACCCTGATTTTTCTTGAAAAAATCCCGCTGAAATATATTAAAAAGGAGCAGAACCACCTAAAAGTCGGAGCCAGGACCAGCTTAAGTGAATTTATGAATTCTCCGGTCCTGGAAAAATACCTTTCGGGGAAAGTCAGGTCTGCTATGGAAGGCATATCCACCCATCTTATCAGAAATCAGATTACCCTCGGTGGTGCCGTGGCAGGAAGGGCGCCCTATTCGGACATTGTTACCCTGCTCATGGCGCTGAGAGCAAAGGTGGTCCTGAGGGGGCAGGCGGGGCAAAAGATACTTTCCATCGATGAATATTACGGAGATTTCCAGGACATAAGACGCCAGTATATCATAGAAGAAATCCAACTGCCGGAATACGAAGGAGATTTTGCCTTTGCTATGGAGCGCTTTACCAGGAACGCCACGGATATAACCCTCCTCAATATGGCGGTGCTGGTGAAGATTGAGATTGGAAAGGTAGAGGAGGCCTCCGTGACGGTGGGTTCCAGACCGGAGCCCGCTTACAGGTTCCCGGAAGGCGAGGAGTTTTTAAAAGGAAAAGCGCTCTCAGAGGATCTGGCAAGGCTGTTTGAGGATTTTGTCAGGGAAAAGGTGGATGTCAGGGGAGACTTCAGAATAAGTGAAGATTACAGGCGCCATGTCAGCGGGGTATTTGCCAGGAGGATAGTCGAGAGTCTAGGAGGTGCGTCATGA
- a CDS encoding (2Fe-2S)-binding protein, protein MKVQYVINGKKTEFDISPGDLLLDVLRDHGYYEVKGNCYGGSCGACTVLIDDIPYASCTVLAAGVDGKSITTIKGIGTLQDPHLLQKAFVRSGAVQCGYCTPGTILSAYALLKKNPDPTDDDIKKAIDGNLCRCTGYIHQIEGVKMAVKMLREGGE, encoded by the coding sequence ATGAAAGTACAGTATGTCATAAACGGCAAAAAAACGGAATTTGATATAAGTCCCGGGGATTTATTGCTGGATGTCCTGAGGGACCACGGGTATTACGAAGTCAAGGGCAATTGTTATGGTGGAAGCTGCGGTGCATGCACCGTGCTCATCGACGACATTCCCTATGCCAGCTGCACCGTACTGGCGGCAGGGGTCGACGGCAAAAGCATCACAACTATAAAGGGAATCGGAACTCTGCAAGATCCCCATCTTCTGCAGAAGGCCTTCGTCAGGTCCGGGGCCGTGCAGTGCGGGTACTGCACTCCGGGCACTATCCTTTCAGCCTATGCGCTTTTGAAGAAAAATCCCGACCCCACCGATGATGATATAAAAAAAGCCATCGACGGCAATCTTTGCCGCTGCACAGGATATATACATCAAATAGAGGGAGTTAAAATGGCCGTCAAAATGCTCCGGGAAGGAGGCGAATAA
- a CDS encoding xanthine dehydrogenase family protein molybdopterin-binding subunit — MSKYKYIGRNIEKVDALSLATGQPVFTDDVSLPDMLYIKILRSPYAHALIEEIDTSEAERVPGVKLVLTYKNTPRNIHTTAGQGWPEPSPYDTFMFDYKVRFVGDKVAAVAAESEEIAQKALKLIKVRYRKLQAVLAAVDALKEDAPVIHEEPEIKGAYNPSKNLAAHIDVKIGDVQKGFEESDVVMERTYETQYVQQTPIEPHVAISYLDEYGRIVIRTSTQVPFHVRRIVAMMLGIPVSKVRVIKPRIGGGFGTKQEIVVEGICAFVTLKTGRPARLLYTREEEFVSSTTRHPMKITMKLGAKKDGALHAISMYVLSNTGAYGSHALTVASNAGSKSLPLYNRAPHVEFVADVVYTNLPVSGAFRGYGAPQAYAAVEQAIDEMSYEVGLSPVEFRKKNHIVTGETSPIFRALGEGREGVTQYIRSCALDELIEKGMKEIGWDAKFGKHIRNKSKVRGVGMAILMQGSSIPLIDMGAATLKLNEDGSFNLLYGGTDLGTGLDTISAQIVAETLGVKPEQVIVYASDTDLTPFDVGAYASSGTIISGGAVLNAALKIKEQILDVAREMLEELDAGSLVLEDGCVKSLATGRSVTLSEIAHHSLYVSNLHQIIASGSMVSPYSPPPFAAHFAEVEVDEDTGVVTPVKYVAALDCGTAINPILIKGQIMGAVAQGIGFALTEEFIFDDTGRVANAGFMNYKIPSVRDMPEIVPIIVETYEPAGVYGSKAVAEINMNGPLPTIANAIYDAVGIRIQKSPFTPEKVLKALRAKAGKVTK, encoded by the coding sequence GTGAGCAAATACAAATACATCGGCAGGAATATTGAAAAAGTGGATGCCTTGAGTCTTGCCACCGGCCAACCGGTGTTCACCGATGACGTTTCGTTGCCGGATATGCTATACATAAAGATTCTGCGTTCGCCCTATGCCCATGCCCTCATCGAGGAAATTGACACATCGGAGGCAGAACGTGTCCCCGGGGTAAAACTGGTGTTGACCTACAAAAACACCCCCAGGAACATCCACACCACTGCAGGCCAGGGATGGCCCGAACCCTCGCCCTATGATACCTTCATGTTTGATTATAAAGTGCGGTTTGTCGGGGATAAGGTGGCGGCAGTGGCCGCAGAATCCGAAGAAATCGCCCAAAAGGCCCTGAAGCTTATCAAAGTAAGATATCGAAAGCTTCAGGCAGTACTTGCAGCGGTAGATGCACTAAAAGAAGATGCTCCCGTCATCCATGAAGAGCCCGAAATCAAAGGTGCCTATAATCCTTCAAAGAACCTTGCTGCTCACATCGACGTAAAGATAGGCGATGTACAAAAGGGGTTTGAGGAATCGGACGTGGTCATGGAAAGGACTTATGAGACCCAGTATGTCCAGCAAACGCCCATAGAACCCCATGTGGCCATTTCCTACCTGGATGAATACGGCAGGATTGTAATAAGGACCTCTACCCAGGTGCCCTTCCATGTGAGGAGGATAGTGGCTATGATGCTGGGGATCCCCGTGAGCAAGGTCAGGGTCATCAAGCCCCGCATAGGGGGAGGTTTCGGCACCAAGCAGGAAATTGTGGTGGAGGGGATATGCGCCTTTGTCACCCTGAAAACCGGAAGGCCCGCCAGACTCCTCTACACCAGGGAAGAGGAATTCGTCTCATCCACCACCAGGCATCCCATGAAAATTACCATGAAGCTGGGGGCCAAAAAAGATGGTGCATTACATGCCATCAGCATGTACGTTTTAAGCAATACCGGGGCTTATGGTTCCCATGCCCTCACGGTGGCTTCCAATGCCGGCTCCAAATCCCTGCCCCTTTACAACAGGGCACCCCATGTGGAATTTGTGGCCGATGTGGTATATACCAATCTCCCGGTATCGGGAGCCTTCAGAGGATACGGAGCTCCTCAGGCCTATGCGGCGGTGGAGCAGGCCATAGATGAAATGTCCTATGAGGTGGGCTTGAGTCCTGTGGAATTCAGAAAGAAAAACCATATCGTCACCGGAGAGACATCCCCCATATTCAGGGCCCTGGGAGAAGGGCGGGAAGGAGTTACTCAGTACATCAGGAGCTGTGCCCTGGATGAACTCATTGAAAAGGGCATGAAGGAAATCGGATGGGATGCGAAGTTTGGAAAACACATCAGAAATAAAAGCAAAGTCCGGGGCGTTGGTATGGCCATCCTGATGCAGGGCTCAAGTATTCCCCTTATAGACATGGGAGCCGCCACCCTTAAGCTTAATGAAGATGGTTCCTTTAACCTCCTGTATGGCGGCACCGATCTGGGCACCGGCCTTGACACCATTTCCGCCCAGATAGTGGCGGAGACCCTGGGGGTAAAACCCGAACAGGTGATAGTCTACGCTTCGGATACTGACCTCACTCCCTTTGACGTGGGAGCTTATGCTTCCAGCGGCACCATTATCTCCGGCGGGGCGGTCCTGAATGCCGCCCTGAAGATAAAGGAGCAGATCCTGGATGTGGCCAGGGAAATGCTGGAAGAATTGGATGCAGGCAGCCTGGTGCTGGAGGATGGCTGCGTAAAGAGCCTTGCCACCGGAAGGTCGGTGACATTGAGCGAGATCGCACATCATTCCCTGTATGTCAGCAACCTCCACCAGATCATCGCCTCGGGTTCCATGGTATCTCCCTATTCGCCGCCTCCCTTTGCCGCCCACTTTGCCGAGGTGGAGGTGGATGAAGATACAGGGGTGGTAACTCCCGTAAAATATGTGGCAGCACTGGATTGCGGCACTGCCATTAATCCAATCTTGATAAAGGGCCAGATTATGGGGGCTGTGGCCCAGGGAATAGGCTTTGCCCTGACGGAGGAGTTCATCTTCGATGACACCGGTCGGGTGGCCAATGCCGGATTCATGAACTATAAGATTCCGTCGGTCAGGGATATGCCGGAAATAGTGCCCATCATCGTAGAAACCTATGAACCTGCCGGTGTATATGGTTCCAAGGCTGTGGCCGAGATAAACATGAACGGGCCGCTACCGACCATCGCCAACGCCATCTATGATGCGGTAGGCATAAGGATACAAAAGTCGCCCTTTACCCCCGAGAAAGTGCTGAAGGCCCTGAGAGCAAAAGCGGGCAAAGTTACAAAATAA
- a CDS encoding NCS2 family permease, with translation MINLERKVPDSFLERYFHLSERKTDVRTEFVAGFTTFLTMAYIIAVNPIILSSTGMPKEALFTSTILAAGFTTLLMGFYANLPFALASGMGLNAFFAAVCNAGLLKGVPNGWQIALCAVLFDGIIFIILSLSRIRSMIVYAIPVNLKRAVSVGIGLFITTIGLELSGLIVIKDNRMSLGSLSNPAAVLAIIGLIITAILMHKKVKGSLLWGILITSVISWIYAGIIGAGNAANFGIFMPAWNRLISLPPSIAPIAFKFNFNGIFNLGMMAVVFGFLFVDMFDTIGTFIGCAQKAQLVDEKGNMTEKDTARGLLVDAIGTTLGACLGVSTVTTYIESAAGIAEGGRTGLSSVITGLFFMVALFFSTIFTSIPGAATAPALIIVGLLMFSVVKDIDISEDWTEAIPAFLTIIVMPLAYSISDGIVFGIVSYTILKLLAGKTRDISPTMYVLSIIFIAYLLYR, from the coding sequence ATGATAAACCTGGAAAGAAAGGTACCGGATAGTTTTCTGGAGAGGTATTTTCACCTGTCGGAGAGAAAAACCGATGTCAGGACCGAATTTGTGGCCGGGTTTACCACATTTCTTACCATGGCGTATATAATCGCCGTAAATCCCATTATCCTTTCCAGCACAGGCATGCCCAAAGAGGCGCTGTTTACCTCCACCATCCTGGCAGCCGGTTTTACCACGCTGCTCATGGGATTTTACGCCAACCTCCCCTTTGCCCTGGCCAGCGGCATGGGTCTGAATGCCTTTTTTGCCGCCGTATGCAATGCCGGGCTGCTGAAAGGAGTCCCCAACGGGTGGCAGATCGCCCTGTGTGCTGTGCTCTTTGATGGGATTATATTCATAATTTTATCCTTGAGCAGAATAAGGTCCATGATAGTATATGCCATTCCCGTCAACCTGAAAAGGGCCGTCAGTGTGGGTATAGGTCTGTTCATAACCACCATAGGACTCGAACTTTCGGGGTTGATCGTGATAAAAGACAACCGCATGAGCCTGGGCAGCCTGTCAAATCCCGCAGCCGTTCTGGCCATAATAGGACTCATTATTACAGCCATATTGATGCATAAAAAGGTCAAAGGTTCCCTGCTGTGGGGTATCCTTATAACTTCCGTCATCTCGTGGATATATGCCGGCATCATAGGAGCGGGGAATGCGGCCAATTTCGGCATATTCATGCCGGCCTGGAACAGGCTCATATCCCTGCCGCCCAGCATTGCTCCCATAGCGTTCAAATTTAACTTTAACGGCATTTTCAATCTCGGCATGATGGCTGTGGTTTTCGGCTTCCTGTTCGTGGATATGTTCGACACCATAGGCACCTTCATCGGCTGCGCCCAGAAAGCTCAACTGGTGGATGAAAAAGGAAACATGACAGAAAAGGATACCGCCCGGGGCCTACTGGTGGATGCCATAGGCACCACACTGGGGGCCTGCCTGGGGGTTTCCACAGTGACCACATATATTGAAAGCGCCGCAGGAATAGCCGAGGGCGGAAGGACGGGGCTTTCTTCCGTTATAACCGGCCTTTTCTTCATGGTGGCGCTATTCTTCAGCACCATATTCACTTCCATTCCTGGAGCCGCCACGGCACCGGCGCTGATCATAGTGGGCCTCCTGATGTTCTCGGTAGTAAAGGACATCGATATATCGGAAGACTGGACCGAGGCCATACCGGCGTTTTTGACCATCATAGTGATGCCTCTGGCCTACTCCATATCCGACGGCATAGTTTTCGGAATAGTATCCTACACTATTTTGAAACTTTTAGCCGGTAAGACCAGGGACATAAGCCCCACCATGTATGTACTGTCCATAATATTCATAGCCTACCTGCTATATAGATAA
- the ssnA gene encoding putative aminohydrolase SsnA produces the protein MVIIGNAAVLTLDKEKPLLHDGAVTMEKHIVKELGNTREIRQKYPEAEFMDAGGRLVMPGFLNCHMHLYSTFARGMALKGAPPASFGQILEKLWWKMDRLLSKEEEIYYSALVPLIEGIKCGTTGILDHHASFGLVDGCLDILERAAEDAGVRAVLCYETSDRWGKELRDASIRENVRFIHKMRGKNQDQADSIYNKDSLVAATFGLHASLTLSDETLEKCAAEAQSLGAGFHIHVAEGIEDVEDSLKKSGKRVVERLNSFGILGDRTLAIHCVHVDENEMEILRDTGTMVVHNPQSNMNNAVGISPMLDFFKKEILTGLGTDGYTPSMFESAKSAYVLHKLAQRDPRVGGEETRRMLFENNSRIFGRLFEKPVGVIKPGALADIIILDYYPPTPLSEGNLFYHLIFGMRENMVSTAIVGGKIVMKDHQLTELDEEKIMAKSRELAAKFWRKMEDA, from the coding sequence ATGGTAATCATAGGCAATGCTGCGGTCTTAACCCTTGACAAAGAAAAGCCCTTATTACATGACGGGGCTGTGACAATGGAAAAACATATTGTTAAAGAATTGGGGAATACCCGGGAAATAAGGCAAAAATACCCTGAAGCCGAATTTATGGATGCCGGCGGAAGGCTTGTGATGCCGGGATTTTTAAACTGCCACATGCACCTTTACAGTACCTTCGCCCGGGGCATGGCCTTGAAGGGCGCCCCTCCTGCCAGCTTCGGCCAGATCCTTGAAAAACTGTGGTGGAAAATGGACCGGCTTCTTTCGAAAGAAGAGGAAATCTATTACAGCGCCCTGGTCCCGCTGATAGAGGGCATAAAATGCGGCACCACCGGCATCCTGGACCATCACGCCTCCTTCGGACTGGTGGACGGCTGCCTGGACATACTGGAAAGGGCCGCTGAAGATGCGGGGGTTCGGGCTGTGCTTTGCTATGAAACCTCGGATAGATGGGGGAAAGAGCTTCGGGATGCATCCATCAGGGAAAACGTCAGATTCATTCATAAGATGCGTGGAAAAAATCAAGATCAAGCGGATAGTATCTATAATAAAGACAGCCTGGTGGCCGCCACCTTCGGTCTGCACGCATCCCTCACCTTGTCCGATGAGACCCTTGAAAAGTGTGCGGCCGAAGCCCAAAGCCTTGGGGCCGGTTTTCACATTCATGTGGCCGAGGGCATCGAGGATGTGGAGGATTCCCTAAAAAAAAGCGGGAAGAGAGTGGTGGAAAGGCTCAATTCCTTCGGCATCCTGGGGGATCGGACTCTTGCCATCCACTGCGTCCATGTGGATGAAAATGAAATGGAAATATTAAGGGATACCGGTACCATGGTGGTGCACAACCCCCAGTCCAACATGAACAATGCTGTGGGCATATCGCCGATGCTGGATTTTTTCAAAAAGGAAATACTGACGGGCCTGGGCACCGATGGCTACACTCCCTCCATGTTTGAATCCGCAAAATCTGCCTATGTGCTCCACAAGCTGGCCCAACGCGACCCCCGGGTGGGTGGGGAGGAAACCCGGCGGATGCTTTTTGAAAACAACAGCAGGATATTCGGAAGGTTATTTGAAAAACCCGTAGGGGTGATAAAACCCGGAGCCCTGGCAGATATCATAATCCTGGATTATTATCCGCCGACGCCTTTGAGCGAGGGCAATTTATTCTACCACCTCATCTTCGGCATGAGGGAAAACATGGTGAGCACCGCTATTGTAGGCGGCAAAATAGTTATGAAAGACCATCAATTGACAGAACTGGATGAAGAAAAAATAATGGCGAAGTCCAGAGAACTGGCAGCAAAGTTCTGGAGGAAGATGGAAGATGCGTGA
- the ade gene encoding adenine deaminase, with translation MRENLTVKDLGEILDVARDVKRGELLLKNARVVNVFNETVEKADVVVHKGIIAGVGDYSEADEVVDLKGAYLAPGFMDAHVHIESSMSIPSEFARAVLPRGTTAVMADPHEIANVAGIRGIKFMLENSRYLPLDIYIMLSSCVPATSMDSSGERLLSSDLVALKEYPGVLGLAEMMNFPGLLAKDPDVLEKVLMFREKVVDGHAPGLTGKQLNAYLSAGIMADHECTVPEEVLEKISRGMWIMLREGSVTRDVERLVPVIKDNTKHRLMFCTDDRHPEDLIKEGHVNYAINLAVKNGVPLPTAVRLATLNPACFFGLKHRGAVAPRYTADLVVFEELTGMQRVYKDGKLVAMEGRVLFDPRDPEDGWIKNTVNIKPLMEADLKVRAGKGKIRVMGIRRDSIITDTLLMEPEVRGDEVVSDTGRDIIKIAVIERHHATGRVGLGFINGLGLKKGAFATTISHDSHNIIVAGENDADMLLAVEKIKKMGGGIAVTAENRVLGSLPLPYGGLMTDAPIGETARTLQDLHQIARQQNGVKVPDPFMTLAFMSLAVCPELKITDRGQVDVREFKIVDLFEE, from the coding sequence ATGCGTGAGAACCTGACGGTAAAGGACCTGGGAGAAATCCTTGATGTGGCCCGGGATGTTAAAAGAGGGGAATTGCTCCTCAAAAACGCCAGAGTGGTAAATGTATTTAATGAAACGGTGGAAAAGGCGGATGTGGTGGTGCATAAAGGCATTATAGCAGGGGTGGGGGATTACAGTGAGGCCGATGAAGTGGTGGATTTAAAGGGAGCCTACCTTGCCCCGGGATTCATGGATGCCCATGTGCACATAGAAAGCTCCATGTCTATTCCCTCCGAATTTGCCCGGGCAGTATTACCCCGGGGCACCACGGCCGTGATGGCTGACCCCCATGAGATCGCCAATGTGGCAGGAATACGGGGAATTAAATTTATGCTGGAAAATTCCCGCTACCTCCCCCTGGATATTTACATAATGCTTTCCAGCTGTGTGCCCGCCACTTCCATGGACTCTTCCGGGGAAAGGCTTTTATCCAGTGACCTTGTGGCTCTCAAGGAATATCCAGGAGTGCTGGGCCTGGCGGAAATGATGAATTTCCCCGGCCTCCTGGCAAAAGACCCGGATGTCCTGGAAAAGGTGCTCATGTTCAGGGAAAAGGTGGTGGATGGCCACGCCCCCGGGCTCACAGGAAAGCAACTCAATGCCTATCTTTCGGCGGGGATTATGGCAGATCATGAGTGCACCGTTCCGGAAGAAGTCCTGGAGAAAATATCCAGGGGCATGTGGATAATGCTGCGGGAAGGTTCGGTCACCAGGGATGTGGAAAGGCTCGTACCCGTGATAAAGGACAATACAAAACACAGGCTCATGTTCTGCACCGATGACAGGCACCCGGAAGACCTGATTAAGGAAGGACACGTGAACTATGCCATAAATCTTGCGGTAAAAAACGGCGTACCCCTGCCGACGGCGGTGCGGCTGGCTACGCTGAATCCTGCCTGCTTTTTCGGATTGAAGCACCGGGGTGCCGTGGCACCGAGATATACGGCGGACCTTGTGGTATTTGAAGAACTCACCGGGATGCAAAGAGTCTACAAGGATGGAAAGCTGGTGGCCATGGAAGGCAGGGTTCTCTTTGACCCCCGGGACCCGGAAGACGGCTGGATTAAAAATACCGTGAACATAAAGCCCTTAATGGAAGCAGACCTGAAGGTCAGGGCAGGGAAGGGTAAAATAAGGGTTATGGGCATAAGGCGGGATTCCATTATCACCGACACTCTTTTGATGGAACCCGAAGTCCGGGGGGATGAGGTGGTGTCCGATACCGGAAGGGACATTATAAAAATCGCCGTCATCGAAAGGCACCATGCCACCGGTCGGGTAGGCCTGGGCTTCATCAACGGTCTGGGCCTCAAGAAGGGGGCCTTTGCCACCACCATCTCCCATGACTCCCACAACATAATTGTGGCCGGAGAAAATGACGCGGATATGCTCCTGGCCGTAGAAAAAATTAAGAAGATGGGCGGGGGCATTGCGGTGACGGCGGAAAACAGAGTCCTGGGGTCGCTGCCCCTCCCCTACGGGGGACTCATGACCGATGCTCCCATTGGAGAAACTGCCCGAACCCTGCAGGACCTGCACCAGATAGCCAGGCAGCAAAACGGGGTAAAAGTCCCGGACCCCTTCATGACTCTGGCATTCATGTCCCTGGCGGTATGTCCGGAACTCAAGATTACCGACAGGGGCCAGGTAGATGTCAGGGAATTTAAAATCGTGGACCTCTTTGAGGAGTGA
- the allB gene encoding allantoinase AllB, translating to MDLRIVNARVVSPENGELIRVNVYVEGGRIKAVEPSEAPLREAFQEIDAGGDVLFPGFIDPHVHFDDPGFTEREDFETGTRSAAAGGVTTVIDMPCTSIPPVTTGESFENKLNIVEPKAYIDFALWGGVTPQQVESGEYEQTLENLKQKGIVGVKFYTVSGMDLYPGMTVSCMDKAFRKLKELNLVCAVHAEDFHLVDYYSNLMQENGRYDPESWCEGRTYEAEPAAIWSLVGITEKVKNKLHIVHLSTKAGLSIIRCEKAKGLDVSAETCPHYLLFNSEDFKKMGAILKIAPPLRMEEDRLGLWEGLKDGSLDFIATDHAAGVYPGEKNHPNIWKNYAGIPGVQTAVPSMLTFGYHTGLLSFLDIQNLMSRNAAVRYGLYPRKGTLAVGADADFALVDPDREWALDPGKLETKGKYSPLAGEKFKGKVMKTLVRGEVVYEDGKGIIGQKGYGKFIKCDL from the coding sequence ATGGACCTTCGCATTGTAAATGCCAGGGTGGTTAGCCCGGAGAACGGAGAACTAATACGGGTGAATGTCTATGTGGAGGGCGGCAGGATAAAGGCCGTGGAACCTTCGGAAGCGCCCCTTCGGGAAGCTTTTCAGGAAATCGATGCCGGGGGAGATGTGCTTTTTCCCGGTTTCATCGACCCTCATGTGCACTTTGATGACCCGGGCTTTACCGAGAGGGAGGACTTTGAGACGGGTACCAGGAGCGCAGCAGCCGGAGGAGTGACCACCGTCATCGACATGCCCTGCACCTCCATTCCTCCGGTGACTACCGGGGAAAGTTTCGAGAACAAATTGAATATAGTGGAGCCCAAGGCCTATATAGATTTTGCCTTGTGGGGAGGCGTCACGCCGCAGCAGGTGGAAAGCGGCGAATATGAACAAACTCTGGAAAATTTGAAGCAAAAAGGGATCGTGGGAGTGAAATTTTATACAGTATCGGGCATGGACCTCTACCCGGGGATGACGGTTTCCTGCATGGATAAAGCCTTCAGGAAGTTAAAAGAGCTCAACCTGGTTTGCGCCGTGCATGCGGAAGATTTTCACCTGGTAGATTACTATTCCAATTTAATGCAGGAAAATGGGAGGTATGACCCGGAAAGCTGGTGCGAGGGCAGGACCTATGAGGCGGAGCCAGCGGCCATATGGTCCCTGGTGGGGATCACCGAAAAAGTCAAAAACAAGCTTCACATAGTGCATCTTTCCACAAAAGCGGGCCTCAGCATCATAAGGTGCGAAAAGGCAAAGGGCCTTGATGTCAGTGCCGAGACATGCCCCCATTACCTCCTGTTCAATTCGGAGGATTTCAAGAAAATGGGAGCCATCCTTAAGATTGCCCCTCCTCTTCGCATGGAAGAAGACAGGTTGGGGCTGTGGGAGGGACTGAAGGATGGTTCTTTGGATTTTATCGCCACCGACCATGCTGCGGGAGTTTACCCCGGGGAGAAAAATCACCCGAATATATGGAAAAATTATGCCGGAATTCCGGGAGTTCAGACGGCGGTGCCATCAATGCTGACCTTCGGTTACCATACCGGGCTTTTAAGCTTCCTGGATATCCAGAACCTCATGAGCCGCAACGCCGCTGTAAGATACGGCCTATACCCCCGTAAGGGAACCCTGGCGGTAGGGGCCGATGCGGATTTTGCCCTGGTGGACCCCGACAGGGAATGGGCTCTAGACCCGGGAAAGCTGGAGACCAAGGGCAAATATTCACCACTGGCCGGGGAAAAATTCAAAGGAAAAGTCATGAAGACCCTGGTGCGAGGAGAAGTGGTATACGAGGATGGAAAAGGCATAATCGGACAAAAAGGTTACGGAAAATTTATTAAATGCGATTTATAA
- a CDS encoding YgeY family selenium metabolism-linked hydrolase, giving the protein MDLDFKKILKQAESYKSDMSRFLRDMVAIPSESCQERDVIERIKQEMEKVGFDRVETDPMGNILGYIGNGSHLIAMDAHIDTVGVGDPDSWEFDPFKGFEDEERIGGRGTSDQEGGMASMVYAARIIKDLGLEGDYTLLVTGTVQEEDCDGLCWQYIVNEDKIRPELVVITEPTACSINRGQRGRMEIKVTTHGLSCHGSAPERGDNAIYKMAPILLELRALHENLKGHEFLGKGSLAVSQIYFSSPSRCAVADGCWISIDRRLTVGEDAEYALGQIKNLPSVKSSQAEVEMYTYDRPSYTGLSYPTDSYFPTWLIEEDHPACQAVAKSYRRLFESEPLFSRWVFSTNGVAIMGRLGIPCVGFGPGHEEYAHAPNEITFKSELVKAAAMYAVIPTIALL; this is encoded by the coding sequence ATGGACCTGGATTTCAAGAAGATCCTCAAGCAGGCCGAAAGTTACAAATCTGACATGTCGAGATTTTTAAGGGACATGGTGGCTATTCCTTCCGAGAGCTGCCAGGAGAGGGATGTCATTGAGAGGATAAAACAGGAAATGGAAAAGGTGGGCTTTGACAGGGTAGAAACAGACCCTATGGGCAATATCCTGGGGTATATCGGTAACGGCAGCCATCTGATAGCCATGGATGCCCACATCGACACCGTTGGAGTGGGAGACCCTGACTCATGGGAATTTGACCCCTTTAAAGGATTTGAAGATGAGGAAAGGATAGGAGGCAGGGGCACCAGCGACCAGGAAGGCGGTATGGCCTCCATGGTATACGCTGCCCGCATTATAAAAGACCTGGGCCTGGAAGGCGATTATACCCTGCTTGTCACCGGCACCGTTCAGGAGGAGGACTGTGACGGCCTGTGCTGGCAGTACATAGTAAATGAAGATAAGATAAGGCCCGAACTTGTGGTGATCACCGAACCTACAGCCTGCAGCATCAACCGGGGTCAGAGGGGGAGGATGGAAATAAAGGTCACCACCCATGGCTTGAGCTGCCACGGTTCTGCTCCGGAAAGGGGCGACAATGCCATCTATAAGATGGCTCCCATACTGCTGGAGCTCCGGGCCCTCCATGAAAACCTGAAAGGCCATGAATTCCTGGGAAAGGGCAGCCTTGCAGTGTCACAGATTTATTTCAGTTCCCCATCCAGATGCGCCGTGGCCGACGGCTGCTGGATATCCATTGACAGGAGGCTCACCGTCGGGGAAGATGCGGAATATGCTCTTGGGCAGATTAAAAACCTCCCTTCGGTGAAATCATCACAGGCTGAAGTGGAGATGTACACCTATGACAGGCCCTCATACACCGGTCTTTCCTATCCTACGGATTCCTACTTTCCCACCTGGCTAATAGAGGAAGACCATCCGGCATGCCAGGCCGTGGCAAAATCTTACAGGAGGCTCTTTGAATCGGAGCCACTCTTTTCCAGGTGGGTATTTTCCACCAACGGTGTGGCCATTATGGGAAGATTAGGTATACCCTGCGTGGGATTTGGCCCTGGCCATGAGGAATATGCCCACGCCCCCAATGAGATAACCTTCAAGAGCGAACTGGTAAAGGCTGCAGCCATGTATGCCGTGATTCCTACAATAGCTCTATTGTAA